One genomic window of Pseudomonas chlororaphis subsp. piscium includes the following:
- a CDS encoding ABC transporter ATP-binding protein, with translation MHDNLIEIRNLKVAFAGTEVVHGLDLDIRRGECLALVGESGSGKSVTAHSILRLLPAQKVQTQGSIRYAGLDLVQASDAQLRTLRGNRIAMIFQEPMTSLNPLHTVEKQIGEVLDVHKGLRGRAAQARTLELLELVGIREPHKRLKAYPHQLSGGQRQRVMIAMALANEPELLIADEPTTALDVTVQRKILELLIALQQRLGMSLLLISHDLNLVRRIAQRVCVMRQGEIVEQAECEALFRFPQHPYSRLLIEAEPSGAPVPSAYSHNLLEVSELKVWFPLPKGLFSRQRDYIKAVDGVSLSLHRGKTLGIVGESGSGKSTLGQAILRLVESEGGIRFGNKELSILNQRLMRPLRRQLQVVFQDPFGSLSPRMSVQQIIAEGLLTHGIGTAEEREAAVIRVLEEVGLDPQSRHRYPHEFSGGQRQRIAIARALVLEPALILLDEPTSALDRTVQKQVVQLLRELQVRHGLTYLFISHDLAVVHALAHDLIVIKDGKVVEQGPSRAIFSAPQHPYTRELLQASGLQWSPPQACEEPA, from the coding sequence ATGCACGACAACCTGATTGAAATCCGCAACCTCAAGGTGGCCTTCGCCGGCACCGAAGTGGTCCATGGCCTGGACCTGGATATCCGCCGTGGCGAATGCCTGGCCCTGGTGGGCGAGTCCGGCTCGGGCAAGTCGGTGACCGCCCACTCGATCCTGCGCCTGCTGCCGGCGCAGAAGGTGCAGACCCAGGGCAGCATCCGCTACGCCGGCCTGGACCTGGTGCAGGCCAGCGACGCCCAGTTGCGCACCCTGCGCGGCAACCGCATCGCGATGATCTTCCAGGAACCCATGACCTCGCTGAACCCGCTGCACACCGTGGAAAAACAGATCGGCGAAGTGCTGGACGTGCACAAGGGCCTGCGCGGTCGCGCGGCCCAGGCGCGGACCCTGGAACTGCTGGAGCTGGTGGGCATCCGCGAACCGCACAAACGCCTCAAGGCCTACCCGCACCAGCTGTCCGGCGGCCAGCGCCAGCGGGTGATGATCGCCATGGCCCTGGCCAACGAGCCGGAGCTGTTGATTGCCGACGAGCCGACCACGGCGCTGGATGTGACGGTGCAGCGCAAGATCCTCGAACTGCTGATCGCGTTGCAGCAACGCCTGGGCATGTCGCTGCTGCTGATCAGCCACGACCTCAACCTGGTGCGGCGCATCGCCCAGCGGGTGTGCGTGATGCGCCAGGGCGAAATCGTCGAGCAGGCCGAGTGCGAGGCGCTGTTTCGCTTCCCCCAGCACCCCTACAGCCGCTTGCTGATCGAAGCCGAACCCAGCGGCGCCCCGGTGCCCAGCGCCTACTCGCACAATCTGCTGGAAGTGAGTGAACTCAAGGTCTGGTTTCCCCTGCCCAAGGGCCTGTTCAGCCGCCAGCGCGACTACATCAAGGCGGTGGACGGCGTCAGCCTGAGCCTGCACCGGGGCAAGACCCTGGGCATCGTCGGCGAGTCCGGCTCGGGCAAGTCCACCCTCGGCCAGGCGATCCTGCGGCTGGTGGAGTCCGAGGGTGGCATCCGCTTCGGCAACAAGGAGCTGAGCATTCTCAACCAGCGCCTGATGCGCCCCTTGCGCCGGCAGTTGCAGGTGGTGTTCCAGGATCCGTTCGGCAGCCTCAGCCCGCGCATGTCGGTGCAGCAGATCATCGCCGAAGGCCTGCTGACCCACGGCATCGGCACCGCCGAGGAACGCGAGGCGGCGGTGATCCGCGTGCTCGAGGAAGTCGGCCTCGACCCGCAGAGCCGCCACCGCTACCCCCACGAATTTTCCGGCGGCCAGCGCCAGCGCATCGCCATCGCCCGCGCCCTGGTGCTGGAGCCGGCGCTGATCCTGCTGGACGAACCCACCTCGGCCCTCGACCGCACTGTGCAGAAGCAAGTGGTCCAGTTGCTGCGGGAGTTGCAGGTACGCCACGGCCTGACCTACCTGTTCATCAGCCACGACCTGGCGGTGGTCCATGCCCTGGCCCACGACCTGATCGTGATCAAGGACGGCAAGGTGGTGGAACAGGGGCCGTCGCGGGCGATCTTCAGTGCGCCGCAACACCCCTATACCCGGGAGCTGTTGCAGGCTTCGGGGCTGCAATGGAGCCCGCCGCAAGCTTGCGAAGAGCCGGCCTGA